The nucleotide window ATTTTCCGTATCATAGATAGTGATGCCAAACTTTTTGCTGCTGAGACCTAGTTTATTCTTGTAACAATCGTGGTTTGATGCACCTTCATAGAAGGGGTTTGGAGTCAAAAAAAAATCCCATTATCTAAAACAGAAATTGTGACTACGTTGCACAACCCCTCTAGTGTCAAGGTGGGTTTTCTCAATACCCACCCCTTATCAAGTTACCAATGAGTGATACTGTAATTAATCTGCAGGAGCTGCAGTTTATATTAACTGAGAAGGCCGACTACACACTTTCCCTTTTGATACCAGCTATCAAAAACCATAATTGAATAATTGTAATGAAAGCATCAGGAATTCTTCTAAACCTACGATTCAGGAATTATTTACAATGTCTCATAAAGAAGAtttccaaccccccccccccccccccccccccaaccccacacaacaacaacaaaaacatgTACTTCGGTGCCTTTTCTTGGGAGGTTGCATGTAGGGTTTCTAATATGAACTAATATGAACAAAGAAAGTGGGTACACTAAAATAAAGCATCAGTTCTGCTGTACTCCCTAAATCCCAAAATATAAGGATATCTATAAATCTTAGGACAAATTAAACAGTAGGGAGAACCGAGCGGGGGCTCGGTTGGTCAGCTGAGCAGGGGCTCAGGCTGCCCGCCCGTGGTTCGAGCGCTAGCTCCCGTGCGGCGCCTCACCTTTCTTCTTAAGAGTATCTAGGAGACTCCCCCGTGTGTTAAAAAAAACAGTAGGGGAAAAGTCCATCATGCCCCCTTATTAAACAGCCAGGCTAGCTCCTGACTGGCTTAATTTTCTGCCACGCCAGCTGTTGATTGATCTTGTGGGGTTGAGCTTGGTGGTTTCTCCAAAATCATTATATTTTGAGACAAAATTTTGAACAGTATAAATCCTAATATTTTGGGACAATAGGAGTAATTTTATAGAGCAAAACAGTGAACAAAATATTTAACCTTATCAATAAAACATCGTCCATTCTCTAACAATGtcattaaataaaaaaaaaactcctaCATGGCTACATCTCAGTGCCAACCTTATTTGCCAAAATAAACACTCCCAAGAAATTTATCAGCCTGATGTAACAATGGTCACGGTGATAGGTGGCCTGTGTGCTCTCTGTTTGCGGAATGAATCAGCTGCAGGTTTGCAATCATTTGAATACTGGCATGATATGCTCTCTGTTTTCGGAACAAATCAGCCGCAGGTTTGCAATCATTTGAATACTGGCGTGATATCAACAAACCTTCTATGAATCAACGTGCTAAATGAAGAGAGCGAGTAGTTTCCTCTTGTTTCAGTAGCAAAATGTTGAGCACAAAAAACATTTTCACCTCAATACAACACACCCATTTCAAAACGACAACACGACAAGCTTAAAAGCAAGCAATCGGATTGGCGCGCTCACCTCGACGCCGATCTGGTTGAGCACACCCCACGAAGCCGGCTCGCCCtgcacctccacctcctccttctcctccgcgCTACTCGCCTCCCTCCCAAAACCCTCCCACCCGTCCCGCTTCGCAGGCGCCTGTGCAGGTGCAGCGGGCTTCTCCGACAGCAGGGCCCCGAAGTCGTCGGAGCCCTTCGCCCGCACGGCGAGCGAGGCCCCGCCGCGGCCGCCTAAACCTTAGGGGTGCAAGAGCGGAACTAGGGTTTTAGCTCTGTTGGTGTCGCAGCATTTCGCGGGATCCGAAGAATAGTGGGAGCGGGGCGGCGAAACGTACCTTGCTTGAGCTGCTGCTTCGGTTGCGAGATCGGCGATGGTCGCGGAGGGAGGACGCGCATGAGCGCGGCGCGGGCGGTCAGAGCCATGCGCTGCAAGTGTATgccaacttttttttttctccccTCGTTCTGCTTTGCTCGGGCGACGCagagagggcggcggcggctgggcgaGGTTTTGGGGAGCTGGCGGCGCCGCTTCGTCGCGCTGCCTACCCTACCACTGTACCACACTCCCTCTGTATACTGCACTGCAGCGCCGCGTGCACCGGGACGTTTGGTTCGGTGCGCAGCGAGGCAGGCGCTTCGACCTTCGAGAGCTCGAGtggggtgcgggtgcgggtgcgggtgcgggtgcggcagGCTTGTGTTCTGTCTGTGCGTCCGCGCAGCGTGCGGTGTGGTGTGCTTTCTCTTGGGCCGTCCGAGGCTGGATTCTGGAGTCTCCAAGAGGTGGTAACACAAGTTTGGGCCTCCGACAGGCGGTAACGCGAGTTTGGGCCCCTCTTTGCCTGACacggatgatgatgatgccgaATGCACGGGAAACTGGTCGCATTTTCTCATCTGCCGGCAAGATGTCTCCTTCGAGCTACGGGAGAACTTCTCGCCCAACTGGTAGCATATTAGGCCCAACTTCTATTTTGAAGTGACGAAGCCCCAGCCACGTGATTATTAGGGTCTCCTTTGCGTAACAAGTTTGTGTAATTCTTGGAATTATAATTTAGGCACAAATTAATCAAGCTAGTGTAGTTctatatgaaatatatttgtatattattgttagccATATAAGAGATACATATATGTTGCCTTTCTACTGTAGGGAAGCTGAGtatgaaatatatttgtatattattgttagtCATATAAGGGAGATACGTATATGTTGCCTTTTTACTGTAGGAAAGCGAGTCGAAGAGCGAGCAATAAGTTAAAGAGTAGAA belongs to Miscanthus floridulus cultivar M001 chromosome 4, ASM1932011v1, whole genome shotgun sequence and includes:
- the LOC136549916 gene encoding protein CURVATURE THYLAKOID 1D, chloroplastic-like; protein product: MALTARAALMRVLPPRPSPISQPKQQLKQGLGGRGGASLAVRAKGSDDFGALLSEKPAAPAQAPAKRDGWEGFGREASSAEEKEEVEVQGEPASWGVLNQIGVELDSDKSYSALVYGTSAVVAIWISSIVVSALDSVPLVPQVMEVVGLGFTIWFTSRYLIFKENRDELITRVSSIKKQILGSHDN